The following proteins are co-located in the Myroides profundi genome:
- a CDS encoding WbqC family protein translates to MNNILIHPSYFPSISHFVTMLQADKITFEMEDNFQKQTNRNRTFIYSANGKQMLNIPIKHSEESKQKYKDVRIEHAFGWQKQHFKSLEAAYRTSPYFEYFEDEIRPIFEGKPEFMLDLNLQIHEVLCSCLGIDLPYEQTKDYHKEVSNDITDLRTLINGKKDTNIYTPYIQVFDEKHGYLNNLSILDLLFNEGRHAIDYLKKQSLSI, encoded by the coding sequence ATGAATAACATACTTATTCATCCTAGTTACTTCCCTTCTATCAGTCACTTTGTAACTATGCTACAAGCAGACAAAATAACATTTGAGATGGAAGATAACTTTCAAAAGCAAACCAATAGAAATAGAACATTCATCTATAGTGCTAATGGAAAGCAAATGCTTAATATTCCGATCAAGCACTCAGAAGAATCTAAACAAAAATATAAGGATGTAAGAATAGAGCATGCTTTTGGCTGGCAAAAACAGCATTTTAAGAGCCTAGAAGCAGCTTATAGAACTTCTCCTTACTTCGAGTACTTTGAAGATGAGATTCGTCCTATTTTTGAAGGAAAACCAGAGTTTATGTTAGATCTTAACCTTCAAATACATGAAGTGTTATGTTCTTGCTTAGGGATAGACCTCCCTTATGAACAAACTAAAGACTACCATAAAGAAGTAAGTAATGACATTACTGATTTGAGAACTTTAATAAATGGTAAGAAAGATACTAATATCTACACTCCATACATCCAAGTTTTTGATGAAAAACATGGCTACTTAAACAATCTAAGTATTCTAGACTTATTATTCAATGAAGGAAGACATGCTATAGATTATCTTAAAAAGCAGTCATTAAGCATATAA
- the lepB gene encoding signal peptidase I yields the protein MTMSQWFLFFLLVQVIHFLGTWKLYVKAGKKSWQAIVPVYNAVVLMQIINRPRWWVILLFVPIVNLIMFPVVWVETLRSFGKNKTVDTILGVVTLGLYIYYINYAVDVKYVENRSTKAATSSGETVSSILFAVVVATVIHTYVIQPYTIPTSSLEKTLLVGDFLFVSKFHYGARTPMTTVALPMVHDTLPFTKKNSYLKKPHLPYFRLPGFQKIQHNDIVVFNWPTDTVYQFNDPLRRPAVDKPIDKKTNYVKRAVGLPGENISLVNGDVYINNEKLKLNDRAKLQNTYTVKTDGTPIDLNALVKRLDTREGIEYFNNDPKTLIFAALTDENVEVLKSMSQIVSVTKGYPEEAKAYIQAAYANVIFPHNSKTWTNDDLGPLHIPAKGETITLNADNFPMYQRVIQVYEGNKLEVRDNKIYINDVATDKYTFQQDYYFMMGDNRNRSEDSRYWGFVPEDHIVGKPVFVWLSLDQYVPWSKALDKIRWDRMFTTVNGNGKQTSYFPYFLVAVIGLVGYNTYKKRKEKKNSKY from the coding sequence ATGACAATGTCTCAATGGTTTTTGTTTTTTCTTTTAGTACAAGTTATACACTTTCTTGGAACTTGGAAATTATACGTAAAAGCTGGAAAGAAAAGCTGGCAAGCTATCGTGCCTGTATATAATGCTGTGGTCTTAATGCAAATCATTAACCGTCCTAGATGGTGGGTTATCTTATTGTTTGTACCTATTGTGAATTTAATCATGTTTCCAGTAGTTTGGGTAGAGACACTTAGAAGCTTCGGAAAAAACAAAACAGTAGACACTATACTAGGAGTAGTAACACTAGGTCTTTATATCTATTATATCAACTATGCTGTCGATGTAAAATATGTAGAAAACAGAAGTACAAAAGCAGCTACAAGCTCAGGTGAGACAGTTAGTTCTATTCTATTTGCTGTTGTAGTAGCTACAGTGATTCACACTTATGTAATTCAACCTTATACAATACCAACGTCTTCATTAGAAAAGACTTTACTAGTAGGAGACTTCTTATTCGTAAGTAAGTTTCACTATGGGGCAAGAACTCCGATGACTACGGTAGCGTTACCAATGGTACATGATACTTTACCATTTACAAAGAAAAATTCTTACTTAAAGAAACCACATCTACCATACTTTAGATTACCTGGTTTTCAAAAGATACAACACAACGATATCGTCGTGTTCAACTGGCCAACTGATACTGTTTATCAGTTCAACGATCCACTTAGAAGACCTGCTGTAGATAAACCAATCGACAAGAAAACAAACTATGTTAAACGTGCTGTAGGTTTACCAGGAGAAAACATTTCGTTAGTTAATGGTGATGTTTACATCAATAATGAGAAACTAAAACTAAATGATCGTGCTAAATTACAGAACACGTATACTGTAAAAACAGACGGTACACCAATAGATCTAAATGCTTTAGTAAAACGACTAGATACAAGAGAGGGTATTGAATACTTTAACAATGATCCGAAAACTCTAATCTTCGCTGCTTTAACAGATGAGAATGTTGAAGTTTTAAAGTCTATGTCTCAAATAGTAAGTGTTACAAAAGGATATCCAGAAGAAGCTAAAGCGTATATTCAAGCAGCGTATGCTAATGTAATATTCCCTCATAACTCTAAAACTTGGACAAATGATGACTTAGGTCCTCTACATATCCCTGCTAAAGGAGAAACAATTACTCTAAATGCTGATAACTTCCCAATGTACCAAAGAGTTATTCAGGTATATGAAGGTAATAAATTAGAGGTTAGAGACAATAAAATCTATATCAACGATGTAGCTACAGATAAATACACTTTCCAACAAGATTATTACTTCATGATGGGAGACAACAGAAACAGATCTGAAGATAGTAGATATTGGGGATTTGTACCTGAAGATCACATTGTAGGAAAACCTGTTTTTGTATGGTTAAGTTTAGATCAATACGTACCATGGTCAAAAGCATTAGATAAGATTCGTTGGGATAGAATGTTTACTACAGTTAATGGTAATGGTAAGCAGACTTCTTACTTCCCTTACTTCTTAGTAGCTGTGATAGGTTTAGTAGGTTATAATACTTACAAAAAGAGAAAAGAAAAAAAGAATTCAAAATATTAA
- the dapB gene encoding 4-hydroxy-tetrahydrodipicolinate reductase, with protein sequence MKIALLGYGKMGQIIERIAIERGHEIVLRKRSSDTYEGLKDADVAIDFSVPSAAVQNITTCFELNIPIISGTTGWLEEYDKMVDLCTKSNGAFLYGSNFSLGVNLFFELNSYLAKMMNNLNDYKVSMEEIHHTQKLDAPSGTAISLANGIIENTNYTAWTLDTPDTNQIHIDAKRIDSVPGTHSVFYDSTIDQIEIKHTAHNREGFALGAVVAAEWIQNKKGIFSMKDVLNLKK encoded by the coding sequence ATGAAAATTGCTTTATTAGGATATGGCAAAATGGGTCAAATCATTGAAAGAATTGCCATAGAAAGAGGTCACGAAATAGTACTTCGCAAAAGAAGTTCTGATACTTATGAAGGACTAAAAGATGCAGATGTAGCGATAGACTTCAGTGTGCCTTCTGCTGCTGTACAGAATATTACAACTTGTTTTGAACTAAATATCCCTATTATATCAGGTACCACAGGTTGGTTAGAAGAATATGATAAGATGGTAGATCTATGTACAAAAAGCAATGGTGCTTTTTTATATGGATCTAATTTTAGTTTAGGAGTAAACCTATTCTTTGAGCTAAACAGTTATTTAGCTAAGATGATGAATAATCTTAATGATTATAAAGTATCTATGGAAGAAATACACCATACCCAAAAATTAGATGCTCCTAGTGGAACAGCTATTTCTTTGGCTAATGGTATTATCGAAAACACGAATTACACAGCGTGGACATTAGATACACCAGATACTAATCAGATACATATCGATGCAAAACGCATAGATAGCGTGCCTGGTACACACAGTGTATTCTATGACTCTACTATCGATCAGATAGAGATCAAGCACACAGCTCATAATAGAGAAGGCTTTGCTTTAGGAGCAGTAGTAGCTGCTGAATGGATACAAAATAAAAAAGGAATATTCTCTATGAAAGATGTTCTGAATCTAAAAAAATAA
- a CDS encoding DUF5683 domain-containing protein: protein MKHKLLILLFFIGAVCHPTYAQSVSEEDEPTTKKESADYKPLDPVAPSRAAFYASVIPGVGQIYNKKYWKVPLVYAGIGIPTYFWMDNQRQYNRYRDEYKKRLQGVNDPNDPTFGGLDNDRILEAQKFYRRNRDLSVVITVGFYVLSIIDANVDAHLMQFNVNENLTIKPAFEIDRMNLQNQNQFQYAINVEYRF from the coding sequence GTGAAACACAAGTTATTAATCCTATTATTCTTCATAGGAGCAGTCTGTCACCCCACCTATGCACAGTCTGTAAGTGAAGAAGATGAACCTACTACGAAAAAAGAGTCTGCAGATTATAAACCATTAGATCCTGTAGCTCCTTCTCGTGCGGCATTCTATGCCTCTGTTATTCCTGGAGTAGGTCAAATCTATAATAAGAAATATTGGAAAGTACCATTAGTATATGCAGGTATAGGAATACCTACATACTTCTGGATGGATAACCAAAGACAGTATAATAGATATAGAGACGAATATAAGAAACGTCTACAAGGTGTTAACGATCCTAACGACCCTACTTTTGGAGGATTAGACAACGATCGTATATTAGAAGCTCAAAAGTTCTATAGACGTAATAGAGACTTATCTGTCGTAATCACAGTTGGTTTTTATGTTCTAAGTATCATCGACGCTAACGTAGATGCTCACTTAATGCAGTTCAACGTTAATGAGAACTTGACTATTAAGCCTGCCTTTGAGATAGACAGAATGAATCTTCAGAATCAAAATCAGTTCCAATACGCGATAAATGTAGAATATCGCTTTTAA
- a CDS encoding ParB/RepB/Spo0J family partition protein gives MAKAIKKQALGRGLSALLKDPDNDIRSIEDNNADKVIGNIIELDIDSIEINPFQPRTNFNEESLQELATSIRELGVIQPITVRKIEFNKYQLISGERRLRASKIVGLDSVPAYIRIANDNESLTMALVENIQRHDLDPIEIALSYQRLMEEINLTQEQVSDRVGKKRSTIANYLRLLRLDPIIQTGIRDGFITMGHGRAIINIEDLDVQTDIYHKIITENLSVRETEAIVKKYQEQLRGIVSPALPKKNTEFNVPESYSRSFGQFFGTKVDIKVSNNGKGKISIPFHSEEDLNRIIKLLEN, from the coding sequence ATGGCAAAGGCAATTAAAAAACAAGCTTTAGGAAGAGGACTATCGGCTCTATTAAAAGATCCAGATAACGATATTAGATCAATTGAAGATAATAATGCAGATAAAGTAATCGGCAATATTATAGAGTTAGACATAGACTCTATTGAGATAAATCCATTCCAACCTAGAACGAACTTTAACGAAGAGTCTTTACAAGAGTTAGCTACAAGTATTCGAGAATTAGGTGTAATACAACCTATTACCGTTAGAAAAATTGAGTTCAATAAATATCAATTAATCTCTGGTGAGCGCCGTTTAAGAGCTTCTAAAATAGTAGGACTAGACTCTGTACCTGCTTATATCCGTATAGCGAATGACAATGAGTCTCTAACTATGGCTTTAGTAGAGAATATCCAACGTCATGATCTAGACCCTATCGAGATAGCACTGTCGTATCAACGTCTAATGGAAGAAATAAATCTGACACAAGAACAAGTAAGTGATCGCGTAGGAAAGAAACGTTCTACTATTGCTAATTACTTGCGCCTACTGCGTCTAGATCCAATCATTCAGACAGGGATAAGAGATGGATTTATCACTATGGGACATGGTCGTGCCATTATTAATATAGAAGACTTAGACGTACAGACAGATATCTATCACAAAATCATTACAGAAAACTTATCTGTAAGAGAGACTGAGGCTATCGTAAAAAAATATCAAGAACAACTAAGAGGTATAGTATCACCTGCTCTACCTAAGAAAAATACAGAGTTTAATGTTCCTGAAAGTTATTCGAGATCATTCGGACAATTCTTTGGAACAAAAGTAGATATTAAAGTTTCTAATAATGGAAAAGGAAAGATATCTATTCCTTTCCACTCTGAAGAAGACTTAAATCGTATTATCAAACTATTAGAAAATTAG
- a CDS encoding ParA family protein — protein sequence MGKIIAIANQKGGVGKTTTSVNLAASLGALEKKVLIIDADPQANASSGLGIDVDSVEIGTYEILEHSNTPEEAIVECTAPNVYLIPAHIDLVAIEIELVDKPNREYMLKEALKSVKDKFDYIIIDCAPSLGLLTLNALTAADSVAIPIQCEYFALEGLGKLLNTIKSVQKIHNPNLDIEGLLLTMYDSRLRLSNQVVEEVQKHFNDMVFDTIIQRNVKLSEAPSFGESIINYDATSKGATNYINLAEEIIRKNS from the coding sequence ATGGGTAAAATCATTGCTATTGCTAATCAAAAAGGTGGTGTAGGAAAAACTACAACATCAGTTAATCTTGCTGCTTCATTAGGAGCACTAGAGAAAAAAGTACTTATCATAGACGCAGATCCTCAGGCCAATGCTTCCTCAGGATTAGGAATCGATGTAGACTCTGTAGAGATTGGTACTTACGAAATATTAGAGCACAGTAATACGCCAGAAGAAGCTATTGTGGAATGTACAGCTCCGAATGTATATCTAATCCCCGCCCACATTGACTTAGTGGCTATTGAAATTGAGTTGGTGGATAAACCAAACCGAGAATATATGCTTAAAGAAGCACTTAAATCTGTCAAAGATAAGTTTGATTATATCATAATCGACTGCGCTCCTTCTTTAGGTCTACTTACCTTAAATGCGTTGACAGCTGCTGATTCTGTAGCTATTCCGATTCAATGTGAGTACTTTGCATTAGAAGGTCTTGGTAAATTATTAAACACAATTAAAAGTGTTCAAAAAATACACAATCCTAATCTAGATATAGAAGGATTGTTATTAACGATGTACGACTCTCGTTTACGCTTGTCTAATCAAGTGGTAGAGGAAGTACAGAAACATTTTAACGATATGGTATTTGATACTATTATCCAGCGAAATGTAAAATTAAGTGAAGCACCTAGCTTTGGCGAAAGTATCATTAACTATGACGCTACTAGTAAAGGAGCTACGAATTACATCAATCTAGCAGAAGAAATTATTCGAAAAAATAGTTAG
- the bshC gene encoding bacillithiol biosynthesis cysteine-adding enzyme BshC translates to MPLDKITFQNAGYFSKLMVDYLNQKANLKHLYNHFPTIENFKQQLDEKRASYPIEHRSVLCQALLSQYKNTKTSEKTLEHINALAKENTFTVTTGHQLNLFTGPLYFLYKIISVINLAKELKAKYPNENFVPVYWMATEDHDFEEINHFVFEEKVICWNRESKGPVGRLSTEGLDKVYEVFQSHIGVGSNATYIKELFENAYLKHDNLTDATRYLANELFAEYGLVIIDGDDAELKKLFAPHIKEELLHQSAIKEVEKSYDTLSEYFIQVNPRDINLFYIQDNLRERIIYEDEVYKVNNTSITFTKEAILTELENHPECFSPNVILRPLYQEVILPNLCYTGGGGELAYWLELKKVFDLHKITFPMLLLRNSVLLATSKQVEKMDKLELSWKDMFMKQSYLINAKTKEFSSIQFDFEQQRQFLEEQFKTLEEIALQTDKSFIGAVNAQKVKQLKGLDNLEKRLRIAEKRNHADKLERITLLQNELFPNNSLQERIVNFSVYYKEYGDHLIKVLFAQLEPLNQEFDIVIL, encoded by the coding sequence ATGCCTTTAGACAAAATTACGTTTCAGAACGCGGGCTATTTTTCAAAACTAATGGTAGATTACCTTAATCAAAAGGCTAATCTAAAACACTTATATAATCACTTTCCTACTATAGAAAACTTTAAACAACAGTTAGACGAGAAGCGTGCTAGCTATCCGATAGAACACAGAAGTGTACTCTGTCAGGCGTTGTTAAGTCAATATAAAAACACAAAGACTTCTGAGAAGACTTTAGAGCATATAAACGCATTAGCGAAAGAAAATACATTTACAGTTACGACTGGACACCAGTTAAACTTATTTACGGGTCCGTTATACTTCTTATACAAAATCATCTCTGTGATTAACTTAGCCAAAGAACTGAAAGCTAAGTATCCCAACGAAAACTTTGTCCCAGTATACTGGATGGCAACAGAAGATCATGACTTCGAAGAAATTAATCACTTCGTATTTGAAGAAAAAGTGATTTGCTGGAACAGAGAGAGCAAAGGACCTGTAGGACGATTAAGTACAGAAGGTCTCGATAAAGTATATGAAGTATTCCAATCTCATATCGGAGTAGGTAGTAATGCTACTTATATCAAGGAGCTATTCGAAAATGCTTATCTAAAACACGATAATCTGACGGATGCTACACGTTACTTAGCAAATGAACTATTCGCAGAGTATGGACTGGTAATCATAGATGGTGATGACGCTGAACTGAAAAAGTTATTTGCTCCTCATATCAAAGAAGAATTACTTCATCAGAGTGCTATCAAAGAAGTTGAAAAAAGCTATGATACCCTATCAGAATACTTCATACAGGTCAACCCTCGTGATATAAACTTATTCTATATACAGGATAATCTTAGAGAAAGAATTATCTATGAAGATGAGGTATATAAGGTAAATAATACGTCGATCACCTTCACTAAAGAAGCAATACTAACAGAACTAGAGAATCACCCAGAATGCTTTAGTCCCAATGTGATACTGAGACCGTTATATCAAGAAGTAATATTGCCTAACCTATGCTATACTGGAGGTGGTGGAGAATTGGCATACTGGTTAGAATTGAAGAAAGTATTTGATTTACACAAGATCACTTTCCCGATGCTATTACTGAGAAATTCAGTGCTATTAGCGACTTCTAAACAAGTAGAGAAAATGGATAAACTAGAGCTCTCTTGGAAAGATATGTTCATGAAACAAAGTTACTTAATCAATGCGAAAACGAAAGAGTTCTCTTCTATTCAATTTGATTTTGAACAACAACGCCAGTTCTTAGAAGAGCAGTTCAAAACACTAGAAGAAATAGCTTTACAAACGGATAAATCTTTTATCGGAGCAGTAAATGCACAGAAAGTCAAACAACTAAAAGGATTAGACAACTTAGAGAAAAGACTGCGTATCGCTGAGAAAAGAAATCACGCTGACAAGCTAGAGCGCATTACATTATTACAGAATGAACTATTCCCTAATAATAGCCTACAAGAGCGTATCGTTAACTTCTCTGTGTATTACAAAGAATATGGAGACCATCTGATCAAGGTACTATTTGCACAATTAGAGCCACTAAATCAAGAATTTGACATTGTCATTCTGTAA
- a CDS encoding c-type cytochrome, translating to MNNTPLPKDIPLDLPLPEWLLVILLVVSFLAHIVFVNLMVGGSIATLWAEIKGLKNKEYDVLAQEIAATITVNKSLAVVLGVAPLLSINALYTIYFYTANSLTGIMWILIIPMVAIVFLLTYLHKYTWEAMANMKLLHISINALAVIMFLFIPLIFLVNINLMLFPEKWMSVRGFLSALALPNVFPRYFHFICASLALTGLFITWYMGRKNYPFEEYFKVFTRAKVKRLGYQLALGASVAQFLFGPIVMATLPAKGFSWAMMGVILSGVAVAVYAVYYMIKTLRGTDDQLDRYFRRIVISMGIVVVFMGSGRHVYRANAINPHRELMAQKTAEFEQASKEAREQAANQQEEEKQAIATAEASGDNTAKGKAVFNSYCAACHKEKTPLVGPPVTEMQEIYANNKTDLIKWIKSPGKKRPDAPQMPTFPQINDTDMEDLTQYILNIK from the coding sequence ATGAATAATACTCCATTACCTAAAGATATACCCTTAGACTTACCATTACCAGAATGGTTACTAGTTATTCTATTAGTAGTTTCATTCTTAGCACATATTGTGTTTGTAAACTTAATGGTAGGAGGTTCTATAGCTACGCTATGGGCAGAAATAAAAGGACTTAAAAACAAAGAATACGATGTACTAGCACAAGAAATAGCTGCGACAATAACAGTAAACAAATCATTAGCTGTAGTACTAGGGGTAGCTCCTCTACTGAGTATTAATGCACTGTACACAATCTATTTTTACACAGCTAACTCCTTGACAGGGATTATGTGGATATTGATTATCCCTATGGTAGCGATTGTTTTCCTATTGACCTACTTACACAAGTACACTTGGGAAGCAATGGCGAATATGAAATTGTTACACATATCTATCAATGCTCTAGCAGTGATTATGTTCTTATTCATTCCCCTAATCTTCTTAGTGAATATCAATCTGATGTTATTCCCTGAAAAATGGATGAGTGTAAGAGGATTCTTATCTGCTTTAGCCTTGCCAAATGTATTCCCGAGATACTTCCATTTTATCTGTGCATCACTAGCCCTGACAGGTCTATTTATCACTTGGTATATGGGACGTAAGAACTATCCTTTTGAAGAATACTTTAAAGTATTCACTAGAGCGAAGGTTAAACGTCTTGGGTATCAGTTAGCGTTAGGAGCATCAGTAGCTCAGTTCTTATTTGGCCCTATCGTGATGGCTACTTTACCTGCCAAAGGGTTTAGTTGGGCTATGATGGGAGTGATCTTATCTGGTGTAGCTGTAGCTGTATATGCAGTGTACTATATGATCAAAACACTAAGAGGTACAGATGACCAACTAGACAGATACTTCAGAAGAATAGTGATCTCTATGGGGATTGTAGTCGTATTCATGGGAAGTGGACGCCATGTCTATAGAGCGAATGCTATCAACCCACACCGAGAACTGATGGCTCAAAAGACAGCCGAATTTGAACAAGCATCAAAAGAAGCTAGAGAACAAGCAGCTAACCAACAAGAAGAAGAAAAACAAGCGATAGCTACTGCCGAAGCTTCTGGTGATAATACAGCTAAGGGTAAAGCAGTCTTTAATAGCTACTGTGCTGCCTGTCATAAAGAGAAGACACCACTAGTAGGGCCTCCTGTGACAGAAATGCAAGAAATATATGCAAACAATAAAACAGATCTAATCAAGTGGATTAAGTCTCCAGGTAAGAAACGTCCTGATGCACCACAGATGCCTACATTCCCTCAGATCAATGATACGGATATGGAAGATCTGACTCAATATATCTTAAACATTAAATAA
- a CDS encoding c-type cytochrome has translation MDFPLFHLDWLNDRFLIAMIAIIHVFINHGLAVGFLPYITLLEQQGVVKSGPEDITDLAWDKMVHRMMMVGFVITTTMGAMTGVGIWFSAALISPNSIGSLIRVFYWGWFTEWIVFVLEVVFIMIYFLTWKNSNKSLRAKQRHIRFGWFLSGFSWLTMAIIVAILGFMMDPGNWIQEQSLVSALTNPIYLPQLLFRTPTAMVVAGAFGFLLIMLFTKKSSAIRPTALKTTAIWVLLWLPLSILASIYYYNVIPDAMTANMSTAVGTMDFAKYYDLLKYIILIATSSLALLAIWTLWKPKKVNLIIVIVPFVLSLGFLGIFERVREFIRKPYVIGNYMYSNLIREEDYPLLQRDGILKHSTYTSITEITEENKLEAGKDVFMIACSRCHTSQGINSIIFVFEKMYGIGKPLDINSMKAYIPNMHNGRTYMPPYPGNEEELDALAHYIFYLQQSGATLEGAQSAGAHLNPTHSVEHFIEQKSNNNKDE, from the coding sequence ATGGATTTCCCTCTATTTCATTTAGACTGGTTGAACGATCGTTTCCTCATTGCGATGATAGCGATTATTCACGTATTTATAAACCATGGGCTAGCCGTTGGGTTCTTGCCTTATATTACATTATTAGAACAACAAGGAGTAGTCAAAAGTGGACCAGAAGACATCACTGATCTTGCCTGGGATAAGATGGTACACCGTATGATGATGGTTGGCTTTGTGATCACGACCACAATGGGAGCGATGACAGGAGTCGGTATATGGTTCTCAGCAGCACTAATTAGTCCTAACTCTATTGGTAGTTTAATCCGTGTTTTCTACTGGGGATGGTTTACAGAATGGATTGTATTCGTATTAGAAGTAGTTTTTATCATGATCTACTTCTTAACCTGGAAGAACTCTAATAAATCTCTACGTGCTAAACAACGCCATATCCGATTCGGTTGGTTCCTTTCTGGATTCTCATGGCTGACTATGGCTATTATCGTAGCGATATTAGGATTTATGATGGATCCTGGTAACTGGATACAAGAACAATCTTTAGTAAGTGCATTGACTAACCCTATTTACTTACCCCAACTATTATTTAGAACACCTACAGCGATGGTCGTAGCAGGAGCCTTTGGCTTCTTACTGATTATGTTATTCACTAAGAAGTCTAGTGCGATCAGACCTACGGCTCTTAAGACTACAGCTATATGGGTATTACTATGGTTACCACTATCTATTCTAGCTTCTATTTATTACTATAACGTGATACCTGATGCGATGACAGCGAATATGAGTACAGCGGTAGGTACTATGGACTTTGCGAAATACTATGATTTATTAAAATACATTATCCTAATAGCGACTAGCTCACTAGCTCTGTTAGCAATCTGGACACTGTGGAAACCTAAGAAAGTCAATCTTATCATTGTGATCGTTCCTTTTGTACTATCGCTTGGTTTCTTAGGAATATTCGAACGTGTACGAGAATTTATCCGTAAGCCTTATGTCATCGGTAACTATATGTACTCTAACCTGATCAGAGAAGAAGACTATCCTCTGCTACAGCGAGACGGTATCCTGAAGCACTCTACTTATACCTCTATCACAGAGATTACAGAAGAGAATAAACTAGAAGCTGGTAAAGATGTGTTTATGATAGCGTGTTCTCGATGTCATACCAGTCAGGGGATTAACTCTATCATATTCGTATTCGAAAAAATGTATGGAATAGGAAAGCCTTTAGATATCAACTCGATGAAAGCATATATACCTAATATGCACAACGGTAGAACCTATATGCCTCCTTATCCAGGTAACGAAGAAGAACTAGATGCACTAGCACATTATATTTTCTATTTACAACAGAGTGGTGCGACACTAGAAGGGGCACAGAGTGCTGGAGCACATCTTAACCCTACTCACTCTGTAGAACACTTTATAGAACAAAAATCAAACAATAACAAAGATGAATAA
- a CDS encoding AraC family transcriptional regulator, whose amino-acid sequence MENNSIPIYNICNLLDNNNISQDCVVYRLEEFISNRPNMVSAPHRHAFYQILFVAEGKGIHSIDFEKFSIEEKCLFYLNPSQVHKWEFEPGTKGFLINFNDNFLRTFLVNPNYLKEFTFFGGNAQYSKFSCEKCYETLHTKFEKMYYAYTENQPLQKDYIKVLMLELFLETQLFLVKKVFEPEEPNETKGAHFIIKNFEKLVEDYFIEKRLPGEYADMLHITPNHLNSLCKKVVGITAGEVIRNRVILECKRLLVNADLSITEISYELDFKNNAYFSRFFKKNTGLSPEEFRKQN is encoded by the coding sequence ATGGAGAACAATAGTATTCCAATTTACAACATCTGTAACCTACTCGACAATAATAATATATCACAAGACTGTGTAGTATATCGACTTGAAGAGTTTATTTCTAATAGACCGAATATGGTGTCTGCTCCTCACAGACATGCATTCTATCAAATCCTCTTCGTAGCAGAAGGGAAGGGAATACACTCTATTGACTTTGAGAAATTCTCTATTGAGGAAAAATGCTTATTTTATCTCAACCCTTCACAAGTACACAAATGGGAATTCGAACCTGGTACCAAAGGGTTTCTTATCAATTTCAATGATAACTTTCTGCGTACATTCTTAGTTAACCCGAACTATCTAAAGGAGTTTACCTTCTTCGGAGGTAATGCGCAGTACTCTAAGTTCTCTTGTGAGAAGTGCTATGAGACACTACACACTAAGTTCGAAAAGATGTATTATGCCTATACAGAAAACCAACCTTTACAGAAAGACTATATCAAAGTCTTAATGTTAGAACTGTTCTTAGAGACACAGCTATTCTTAGTCAAGAAAGTATTCGAGCCAGAAGAACCTAATGAGACGAAGGGTGCACACTTCATCATTAAGAATTTTGAGAAGCTTGTAGAAGACTATTTTATAGAGAAGAGATTACCTGGAGAATACGCTGATATGCTACACATCACTCCTAATCACCTCAACTCTTTATGCAAAAAGGTAGTAGGAATAACAGCTGGTGAAGTTATCCGTAACAGAGTGATCTTAGAATGTAAACGATTATTGGTCAATGCCGATTTATCGATTACAGAAATCTCTTATGAACTCGACTTTAAGAACAATGCTTACTTCTCTAGATTCTTTAAAAAGAATACAGGGCTATCCCCAGAAGAATTCAGAAAACAGAACTAA